One segment of Polypterus senegalus isolate Bchr_013 chromosome 8, ASM1683550v1, whole genome shotgun sequence DNA contains the following:
- the dus4l gene encoding tRNA-dihydrouridine(20a/20b) synthase [NAD(P)+]-like isoform X1, which translates to MWEDPGECKEDILMNTTNQAELFQPGCVLKICAPMVRYSKLAFRMLVRKYDCDLCFTPMIIAADFVRSVKARDSEFTTSKADRPLIVQFAAKDPLILANAATIVAPFANGIDLNCGCPQRWAVSDGYGACLINNPELVRDMVRQVRNQVCIPEFSTSIKIRIHRDIRATVDLCRKAESAGVSWITVHGRTTEERHQPVHYDAIKTVKESVSIPVVANGDIRSLRDVEDIHLLTGVDGVMAARGLLANPAMFAGSEDTPLECVWDWVDIAMKHGTPFTCFHHHLMYMLEKITSQQEKKVFNSLSSTAGVIDYLLENYSVCRTLSFLLSL; encoded by the exons GTGAATGCAAAGAGGACATTCTAATGAATACAACAAATCAAGCTGAGCTATTCCAGCCAGGATGTGTTCTGAAAATCTGTGCTCCCATGGTACGCTATTCAAA ATTAGCATTCAGGATGCTGGTTCGCAAATATGACTGTGACCTCTGCTTCACTCCAATGATAATTGCAGCGGATTTTGTCAGATCTGTCAAAGCGAGAGACAGTGAATTCACAACAAGTAAAG CTGACCGCCCTCTGATTGTGCAGTTTGCTGCAAAAGACCCTCTTATCCTTGCTAATGCTGCCACCATAGTAGCACCATTTGCCAATGGAATTGATTTGAACTGTGGATGCCCCCAAAG gTGGGCAGTGTCAGATGGTTATGGTGCTTGCCTCATCAATAACCCAGAACTGGTCAGAGACATGGTGAGGCAGGTCAGGAACCAAGTTTGTATTCCTGAGTTTTCTACTTCAATCAAAATAAG AATCCATAGAGATATCAGAGCAACTGTTGACCTTTGCCGGAAAGCCGAGTCTGCTGGAGTGTCCTGGATAACTGTCCATGGAAGAACAACAGAGGAACGACATCAGCCAGTGCATTACGATGCAATAAAGACAGTAAAAGAAAGTGTATCCATTCCTGTTGTGGCTAATGGTGATATAAGAAGTCTCAGAGATGTAGAAGACATTCATCTGTTAACAGGAGTTGATG GTGTAATGGCGGCAAGAGGTCTGTTAGCAAATCCTGCCATGTTTGCCGGAAGTGAAGATACACCACTGGAGTGTGTTTGGGACTGGGTTGACATTGCTATGAAGCATGGGACTCCATTCACTTGTTTTCACCACCATTTAATGTACATGTTGGAGAAAATTACCTCAcagcaggaaaaaaaagtttttaattcaTTATCAAGCACAGCAGGGGTTATAGATTACTTGTTGGAGAACTACAGTGTGTGTAG GACACTCTCTTTTCTGCTGTCACTGTAA
- the dus4l gene encoding tRNA-dihydrouridine(20a/20b) synthase [NAD(P)+]-like isoform X2: MNTTNQAELFQPGCVLKICAPMVRYSKLAFRMLVRKYDCDLCFTPMIIAADFVRSVKARDSEFTTSKADRPLIVQFAAKDPLILANAATIVAPFANGIDLNCGCPQRWAVSDGYGACLINNPELVRDMVRQVRNQVCIPEFSTSIKIRIHRDIRATVDLCRKAESAGVSWITVHGRTTEERHQPVHYDAIKTVKESVSIPVVANGDIRSLRDVEDIHLLTGVDGVMAARGLLANPAMFAGSEDTPLECVWDWVDIAMKHGTPFTCFHHHLMYMLEKITSQQEKKVFNSLSSTAGVIDYLLENYSVCRTLSFLLSL, from the exons ATGAATACAACAAATCAAGCTGAGCTATTCCAGCCAGGATGTGTTCTGAAAATCTGTGCTCCCATGGTACGCTATTCAAA ATTAGCATTCAGGATGCTGGTTCGCAAATATGACTGTGACCTCTGCTTCACTCCAATGATAATTGCAGCGGATTTTGTCAGATCTGTCAAAGCGAGAGACAGTGAATTCACAACAAGTAAAG CTGACCGCCCTCTGATTGTGCAGTTTGCTGCAAAAGACCCTCTTATCCTTGCTAATGCTGCCACCATAGTAGCACCATTTGCCAATGGAATTGATTTGAACTGTGGATGCCCCCAAAG gTGGGCAGTGTCAGATGGTTATGGTGCTTGCCTCATCAATAACCCAGAACTGGTCAGAGACATGGTGAGGCAGGTCAGGAACCAAGTTTGTATTCCTGAGTTTTCTACTTCAATCAAAATAAG AATCCATAGAGATATCAGAGCAACTGTTGACCTTTGCCGGAAAGCCGAGTCTGCTGGAGTGTCCTGGATAACTGTCCATGGAAGAACAACAGAGGAACGACATCAGCCAGTGCATTACGATGCAATAAAGACAGTAAAAGAAAGTGTATCCATTCCTGTTGTGGCTAATGGTGATATAAGAAGTCTCAGAGATGTAGAAGACATTCATCTGTTAACAGGAGTTGATG GTGTAATGGCGGCAAGAGGTCTGTTAGCAAATCCTGCCATGTTTGCCGGAAGTGAAGATACACCACTGGAGTGTGTTTGGGACTGGGTTGACATTGCTATGAAGCATGGGACTCCATTCACTTGTTTTCACCACCATTTAATGTACATGTTGGAGAAAATTACCTCAcagcaggaaaaaaaagtttttaattcaTTATCAAGCACAGCAGGGGTTATAGATTACTTGTTGGAGAACTACAGTGTGTGTAG GACACTCTCTTTTCTGCTGTCACTGTAA